A portion of the Aphelocoma coerulescens isolate FSJ_1873_10779 chromosome 1, UR_Acoe_1.0, whole genome shotgun sequence genome contains these proteins:
- the KCNJ6 gene encoding G protein-activated inward rectifier potassium channel 2 isoform X2, translated as MAANVLEEDSMEQDIESPVTIHQPKLPKQAREDLPKNISKECAKRKIQRYVRKDGKCNVHHGNVRETYRYLTDIFTTLVDLKWRFNLLIFVMVYTVTWLFFGMIWWLIAYMRGDMDHIGDSTWTPCVSNLNGFVSAFLFSIETETTIGYGYRVITDKCPEGIILLLVQSVLGSIVNAFMVGCMFVKISQPKKRAETLVFSTNAVISMRDGKLCLMFRVGDLRNSHIVEASIRAKLIKSKQTKEGEFIPLNQTDINVGYYTGDDRLFLVSPLIISHEINQQSPFWEISKAQLPKEELEIVVILEGMVEATGVALHNVSHLKKSE; from the coding sequence atGGCAGCCAACGTCCTGGAAGAAGACTCAATGGAGCAGGACATCGAGAGCCCTGTCACTATCCATCAACCAAAGTTGCCCAAACAAGCTAGAGAGGATCTGCCAAAAAACATAAGCAAAGAATGTGCCAAGAGGAAAATCCAGAGGTACGTTCGGAAAGATGGGAAATGCAACGTCCACCACGGGAATGTCAGAGAGACTTACCGGTACTTGACTGACATCTTCACCACCCTGGTGGATCTCAAGTGGAGGTTCAACCTGCTGATCTTTGTCATGGTTTACACGGTGACCTGGCTCTTCTTCGGCATGATCTGGTGGCTCATTGCCTACATGCGAGGGGACATGGATCACATAGGGGACAGCACGTGGACCCCCTGCGTCAGCAACCTCAATGGGTTTGTCTCAGCCTTTTTATTCTCAATCGAGACCGAAACCACCATTGGGTACGGTTACCGGGTCATCACGGACAAGTGTCCCGAGGGAATTATCCTGCTTTTAGTGCAGTCTGTCCTAGGTTCTATCGTCAACGCCTTCATGGTTGGCTGCATGTTTGTGAAAATATCCCAACCCAAGAAGAGGGCAGAAACCTTGGTTTTTTCTACAAACGCAGTCATTTCCATGCGGGATGGAAAGCTGTGTCTGATGTTCCGAGTAGGAGACCTTAGGAATTCACACATTGTAGAGGCATCAATACGAGCCAAGTTGATCAAATCCAAACAGACAAAGGAGGGGGAATTTATACCACTCAACCAGACAGATATCAACGTAGGTTATTACACAGGGGATGATCGTCTCTTTTTGGTTTCACCACTGATCATCAGCCATGAGATTAACCAGCAGAGTCCTTTCTGGGAGATTTCCAAAGCCCAGTTGCCCAAAGAGGAGCTAGAAATTGTTGTAATCCTAGAAGGAATGGTGGAGGCAACAG